One stretch of Strigops habroptila isolate Jane unplaced genomic scaffold, bStrHab1.2.pri NW_022045634.1_ctg1, whole genome shotgun sequence DNA includes these proteins:
- the ACP5 gene encoding tartrate-resistant acid phosphatase type 5, with product MGGTHMLLLLWVTVTMASVVAGGGPGGGSVQFLAVGDWGGVPDPPFVTPREVATAAAMGHAATELGADFVLALGDNFYYEGVRDEWDPRFQDTFERVFTAPGLQALPWFVLAGNHDHAGNVTAQIAYGHRSPRWHFPHYYYSLRLSLPGTNASARLLVLDTVLLCGGADDFGAGGAPRDAAAAAAQLSWLRERLAAARRDRFVLVAGHYPVWSAGEHGPSACLRRDLRPLLRRHRVTAYLCGHDHNLQFLWEGGVGYVVSGAGNFMEGSQRHGGAVPPGSLRFFYGAPESPGGFVHVRLEPAAATVTFLEATGRVLHRVVLPPRHP from the exons ATGGGGGGGACCCAC atgctgttgctgctgtgggTGACGGTGACAATGGCCTCGGTGGTGGCCGGGGGGGGCCCCGGGGGGGGCTCGGTGCAGTTCCTGGCTGTGGGGGactgggggggggtcccggaCCCCCCGTTTGTCACCCCCCGGGAGGTGGCCACAGCGGCCGCGATGGGACACGCGGCCACGGAGCTCGGAGCCGACTTCGTGCTCGCCCTCGGGGACAACTTCTACTACGAGGGGGTGCGGGACGAGTGGGACCCCCGCTTCCAG GACACCTTCGAGCGGGTGTTCACAGCCCCGGGGCTCCAGGCCCTGCCCTGGTTCGTCCTGGCCGGGAATCACGACCACGCCGGGAATGTCACCGCTCAGATAGCCTATGGGCACCGGTCCCCGCGATG GCACTTCCCCCATTACTACTACAGCCTTCGCCTGTCGCTGCCGGGCACGAACGCGTCGGCgcggctgctggtgctggacaCGGTGCTGCTGTGCGGGGGGGCCGATGACTTCGGCGCGGGGGGAGCCCCGCGGgacgcggcggcggcggcggcgcagcTCTCGTGGCTGCGGGAGCGCctggcggcggcgcggcgggaccGCTTCGTGCTGGTGGCCGGGCACTACCCGGTGTGGTCCGCGGGGGAGCACGGCCCCAGCGCCTGCCTCCGCCGGGACCTGCGCCCGCTGCTGCGGCGCCACCGCGTCACCGCCTACCTCTGCGGGCACGACCACAACCTGCAG ttccTATGGGAGGGGGGGGTGGGCTACGTGGTGAGCGGGGCCGGGAACTTCATGGAGGGGTCCCAGCGGCACGGGGGGGCCGTGCCCCCCGGCTCCCTCCGCTTCTTCTATGGGGCCCCCGAGTCCCCCGGGGGCTTCGTCCACGTGCGCCTGGAGCCGGCCGCGGCCACCGTCACCTTCCTGGAGGCCACCGGCCGCGTCCTGCACCGCGTGGTGCTGCCACCGCGACACCCCTGA
- the ELOF1 gene encoding transcription elongation factor 1 homolog, giving the protein MGRRKSKRKPPPKKKVTGTLETQFTCPFCNHEKSCDVKMDRARNTGVISCTVCLEEFQTPITYLSEPVDVYSDWIDACEAANQ; this is encoded by the exons ATGGGGCGCCGCAAGTCCAAGCGGAAGCCGCCCCCCAAGAAGAAGGTGACGGGGACCCTGGAGACCCAGTTCACGTGTCCCTTCTGCAACCACGAGAAGTCCTGTGATGTCAAGAT GGACCGTGCCCGCAACACGGGGGTCATCTCCTGCACCGTCTGCCTGGAGGAGTTCCAGACACCCATCACTT ACCTCTCAGAGCCGGTGGATGTCTACAGCGACTGGATCGATGCCTGTGAAGCTGCCAACCAGTAG